One stretch of Salmo trutta chromosome 7, fSalTru1.1, whole genome shotgun sequence DNA includes these proteins:
- the LOC115196808 gene encoding breast cancer anti-estrogen resistance protein 1 isoform X2 has translation MSVPNVLAKALYDNVAESPDELSFRKGDIMTVLERDTQGLDGWWLCSLHGRQGIVPGNRLKILVGMYDKAGQQQQQPPLLQASQAGSAQTQSPSQLAFPPQSAYTKPSPSSQYTAMHPAFSNPGPVPALPDSIYMMPPNHAKPSPSSLYQIPTGPQAPPKAPMLAQKQYHAPVQDIYQVPPSMGPAPVQDIYQVPPSARGPVPGQDIYQVPPSLNQSQIPPSIEKRSWDSKPLGKVVVPTRVGQVYVYDTGKSEQDEYDVPPRHMPPSQQSQDIYDVPPTRAQYSQQVYDTPPMAVKGPPSGQDIYDTPPSVDKSQLLSQQTVYDFPPSVSKDVPDAPIREETYDVPPHFAKLKSLESQNQGYLIPGGPEPPIPEDVYNIPPPPLTGKHHPDAHLGQEIYDIPASLRKGGPHDPQDVYDFPRERPAGEDSIYDIPPQVVRDAGATEELTVSFKRLSASSTGSTRSNLSTSSLDMVPVRESAVPGQAGPGKLLILDLDQAMERLSRLQQGVEGSVSLLMSFISGNWRSPTQMEANLPAIRQAVDRMRVAVRDLLEFARGAVANSAQATDRTLQAKLGKQVQKMEEAFQGLVKSSQALDAVAWAPSALMTPSAGSSGDDLDRLVMCARGVPDDTKQLASFLHGNASLLFKRTNKQQQLPLPPVPHTADLMGQMTNNNISAYQMGDGRANIQSRPLPSPPKLTAEEETRDRPYETTEEGWMEDYDYVHLQGKEEFEKNQRQLLEKGTRHNKTTLEQQQQLKQFERLEQEVSRPINNDISGWTPPPHYPTAQRSKLSMGDRQLLLFYSEQCESNVTTLTNAIDAFYSSINNNQPPKIFVAHSKFVILSAHKLVFIGDTLSRQAKSPEVRAHVAQHSNTLCDKLKDIVVSTKTAALQYPSPGAARDMTERVRELAGCTQQFRMALGQLVAM, from the exons AACGTGCTGGCCAAGGCCCTGTACGACAATGTGGCCGAGTCCCCAGACGAGCTGTCCTTCCGGAAGGGTGATATCATGACGGTATTAGAGCGGGACACCCAGGGTCTGGACGGCTGGTGGCTCTGCTCTCTGCATGGACGCCAGGGCATCGTCCCCGGCAACCGCCTCAAGATCCTGGTGGGCATGTATGACAAGGcgggccagcagcagcagcagcctccactcctccaggCCTCCCAGGCTGGCTCTGCCCAGACCCAGAGCCCGAGCCAGCTGGCCTTCCCCCCGCAGAGTGCCTACACTaagccctccccctcctcccagtACACAGCCATGCACCCTGCCTTCTCCAACCCTGGGCCTGTCCCCGCCCTACCCGACAGCATCTACATGATGCCCCCCAACCATGCCAAGCCCTCCCCTTCAAGCCTGTACCAGATACCCACGGGCCCCCAAGCCCCACCCAAGGCCCCCATGCTCGCCCAGAAGCAGTACCACGCCCCTGTTCAGGACATCTACCAGGTGCCTCCCTCCATGGGGCCAGCTCCTGTCCAGGACATCTACCAGGTGCCCCCTTCAGCAAGAGGGCCTGTTCCTGGGCAGGATATCTACCAGGTTCCCCCCTCACTGAACCAGTCTCAGATCCCCCCCTCCATAGAAAAGAGGAGCTGGGACTCTAAACCTCTAGGAAAG gtGGTGGTGCCGACGCGGGTGGGCCAGGTGTATGTGTATGACACGGGAAAGTCGGAGCAGGATGAGTATGACGTCCCTCCCAGACACATGCCTCCCTCCCAGCAGTCACAGGATATCTATGACGTTCCCCCAACCCGCGCCCAGTACAGCCAACAG gtgtatGACACGCCCCCAATGGCGGTGAAAGGCCCCCCCAGTGGTCAAGACATCTATGACACACCCCCCAGTGTGGACAAGAGCCAACTGCTCTCTCAGCAAACG GTGTACGACTTCCCCCCCTCCGTCAGTAAGGATGTTCCAGACGCTCCTATCAGGGAGGAGACCTATGACGTGCCCCCCCACTTTGCCAAGCTGAAGAGTCTGGAGAGCCAGAACCAGGGCTATCTGATCCCTGGGGGGCCTGAGCCCCCCATCCCTGAAGATGTGTACAatatccctccccctcccctcaccgGAAAGCACCACCCAGACGCCCACCTGGGTCAGGAGATTTACGACATCCCCGCCAGTCTGAGGAAGGGTGGACCCCATGACCCCCAGGATGTGTACGATTTCCCCCGCGAGCGGCCTGCAGGCGAGGACTCCATCTATGACATCCCCCCTCAGGTGGTGAGAGATGCGGGCGCCACAGAGGAGCTGACGGTCAGCTTCAAACGCCTGTCTGCCTCCAGCACGGGCAGCACCCGCAGCAACCTGTCCACCTCCTCTCTGGACATGGTGCCAGTCAGGGAGTCGGCGGTGCCCGGCCAGGCCGGCCCGGGGAAGCTGTTGATCCTGGATCTAGATCAGGCCATGGAGCGCCTCTCCCGCCTGCAGCAGGGGGTGGAGGGCTCCGTCTCCCTCCTCATGTCCTTCATTAGTGGGAACTGGCGCAGCCCCACCCAGATGGAGGCCAACCTGCCAGCCATCAGGCAGGCGGTAGACAGGATGAGGGTGGCTGTCAGGGACCTGCTTGAGTTTGCCAGGGGGGCTGTGGCCAATTCTGCCCAGGCCACTGACCGCACATTACAGGCCAAGCTAGGCAAGCAGGTGCAGAAGATGGAGGAGGCCTTCCAGGGCCTTGTCAAGTCCAGCCAGGCTCTGGATGCTGTGGCCTGGGCCCCTTCTGCCCTGATGACGCCCTCAGCAGGCAGCAGTGGGGATGACCTGGACCGGCTGGTCATGTGTGCCCGGGGTGTGCCTGACGACACCAAACAGCTGGCCTCCTTTCTCCATGGCAACGCCTCACTGCTCTTCAAAAGGACAAACAAGCAGCAGCAGCTCCCTCTGCCCCCCGTCCCCCACACTGCTGACCTCATGGGTCAGATGACCAACAACAACATCTCAGCCTATCAGATGGGAGACGGGAGAGCCAACATCCAATCCCGTCCCCTGCCGTCCCCGCCCAAGCTCACAGCCGAGGAGGAGACCCGTGACCGGCCTTACGAGACCACCGAGGAGGGCTGGATGGAGGACTATGACTATGTGCATTTACAG GGTAAGGAGGAGTTTGAGAAGAATCAGAGGCAATTATTAGAGAAAGGGACAAGACACAACAAAACCACACTGGAACAGCAGCAG CAGCTGAAACAGTTTGAGCGACTGGAGCAGGAAGTCAGCCGGCCAATCAACAACGATATCTCAGGCTGGACTCCGCCTCCCCACTACCCAACGGCCCAGCGGAGCAAGCTGAGCATGGGCGACCGGCAGCTGCTGCTCTTCTACTCGGAGCAGTGTGAGTCCAACGTCACCACCCTCACCAACGCCATCGACGCCTTCTACTCCTCCATCAACAACAACCAGCCACCCAAGATCTTTGTGGCTCACAGCAAGTTTGTCATCCTCAGCGCACACAAGCTGGTGTTCATCGGGGACACGCTCTCGCGACAGGCCAAGTCCCCAGAGGTGCGGGCGCATGTGGCCCAGCACAGTAACACGCTGTGTGACAAACTCAAGGACATCGTGGTGAGCACCAAGACTGCAGCGCTGCAGTACCCGTCCCCCGGTGCAGCGCGAGACATGACGGAGAGGGTGCGGGAGCTGGCCGGCTGCACACAGCAGTTCCGCATGGCTCTGGGCCAGCTGGTGGCCATGTGA
- the LOC115196808 gene encoding breast cancer anti-estrogen resistance protein 1 isoform X1 codes for MNYLNVLAKALYDNVAESPDELSFRKGDIMTVLERDTQGLDGWWLCSLHGRQGIVPGNRLKILVGMYDKAGQQQQQPPLLQASQAGSAQTQSPSQLAFPPQSAYTKPSPSSQYTAMHPAFSNPGPVPALPDSIYMMPPNHAKPSPSSLYQIPTGPQAPPKAPMLAQKQYHAPVQDIYQVPPSMGPAPVQDIYQVPPSARGPVPGQDIYQVPPSLNQSQIPPSIEKRSWDSKPLGKVVVPTRVGQVYVYDTGKSEQDEYDVPPRHMPPSQQSQDIYDVPPTRAQYSQQVYDTPPMAVKGPPSGQDIYDTPPSVDKSQLLSQQTVYDFPPSVSKDVPDAPIREETYDVPPHFAKLKSLESQNQGYLIPGGPEPPIPEDVYNIPPPPLTGKHHPDAHLGQEIYDIPASLRKGGPHDPQDVYDFPRERPAGEDSIYDIPPQVVRDAGATEELTVSFKRLSASSTGSTRSNLSTSSLDMVPVRESAVPGQAGPGKLLILDLDQAMERLSRLQQGVEGSVSLLMSFISGNWRSPTQMEANLPAIRQAVDRMRVAVRDLLEFARGAVANSAQATDRTLQAKLGKQVQKMEEAFQGLVKSSQALDAVAWAPSALMTPSAGSSGDDLDRLVMCARGVPDDTKQLASFLHGNASLLFKRTNKQQQLPLPPVPHTADLMGQMTNNNISAYQMGDGRANIQSRPLPSPPKLTAEEETRDRPYETTEEGWMEDYDYVHLQGKEEFEKNQRQLLEKGTRHNKTTLEQQQQLKQFERLEQEVSRPINNDISGWTPPPHYPTAQRSKLSMGDRQLLLFYSEQCESNVTTLTNAIDAFYSSINNNQPPKIFVAHSKFVILSAHKLVFIGDTLSRQAKSPEVRAHVAQHSNTLCDKLKDIVVSTKTAALQYPSPGAARDMTERVRELAGCTQQFRMALGQLVAM; via the exons AACGTGCTGGCCAAGGCCCTGTACGACAATGTGGCCGAGTCCCCAGACGAGCTGTCCTTCCGGAAGGGTGATATCATGACGGTATTAGAGCGGGACACCCAGGGTCTGGACGGCTGGTGGCTCTGCTCTCTGCATGGACGCCAGGGCATCGTCCCCGGCAACCGCCTCAAGATCCTGGTGGGCATGTATGACAAGGcgggccagcagcagcagcagcctccactcctccaggCCTCCCAGGCTGGCTCTGCCCAGACCCAGAGCCCGAGCCAGCTGGCCTTCCCCCCGCAGAGTGCCTACACTaagccctccccctcctcccagtACACAGCCATGCACCCTGCCTTCTCCAACCCTGGGCCTGTCCCCGCCCTACCCGACAGCATCTACATGATGCCCCCCAACCATGCCAAGCCCTCCCCTTCAAGCCTGTACCAGATACCCACGGGCCCCCAAGCCCCACCCAAGGCCCCCATGCTCGCCCAGAAGCAGTACCACGCCCCTGTTCAGGACATCTACCAGGTGCCTCCCTCCATGGGGCCAGCTCCTGTCCAGGACATCTACCAGGTGCCCCCTTCAGCAAGAGGGCCTGTTCCTGGGCAGGATATCTACCAGGTTCCCCCCTCACTGAACCAGTCTCAGATCCCCCCCTCCATAGAAAAGAGGAGCTGGGACTCTAAACCTCTAGGAAAG gtGGTGGTGCCGACGCGGGTGGGCCAGGTGTATGTGTATGACACGGGAAAGTCGGAGCAGGATGAGTATGACGTCCCTCCCAGACACATGCCTCCCTCCCAGCAGTCACAGGATATCTATGACGTTCCCCCAACCCGCGCCCAGTACAGCCAACAG gtgtatGACACGCCCCCAATGGCGGTGAAAGGCCCCCCCAGTGGTCAAGACATCTATGACACACCCCCCAGTGTGGACAAGAGCCAACTGCTCTCTCAGCAAACG GTGTACGACTTCCCCCCCTCCGTCAGTAAGGATGTTCCAGACGCTCCTATCAGGGAGGAGACCTATGACGTGCCCCCCCACTTTGCCAAGCTGAAGAGTCTGGAGAGCCAGAACCAGGGCTATCTGATCCCTGGGGGGCCTGAGCCCCCCATCCCTGAAGATGTGTACAatatccctccccctcccctcaccgGAAAGCACCACCCAGACGCCCACCTGGGTCAGGAGATTTACGACATCCCCGCCAGTCTGAGGAAGGGTGGACCCCATGACCCCCAGGATGTGTACGATTTCCCCCGCGAGCGGCCTGCAGGCGAGGACTCCATCTATGACATCCCCCCTCAGGTGGTGAGAGATGCGGGCGCCACAGAGGAGCTGACGGTCAGCTTCAAACGCCTGTCTGCCTCCAGCACGGGCAGCACCCGCAGCAACCTGTCCACCTCCTCTCTGGACATGGTGCCAGTCAGGGAGTCGGCGGTGCCCGGCCAGGCCGGCCCGGGGAAGCTGTTGATCCTGGATCTAGATCAGGCCATGGAGCGCCTCTCCCGCCTGCAGCAGGGGGTGGAGGGCTCCGTCTCCCTCCTCATGTCCTTCATTAGTGGGAACTGGCGCAGCCCCACCCAGATGGAGGCCAACCTGCCAGCCATCAGGCAGGCGGTAGACAGGATGAGGGTGGCTGTCAGGGACCTGCTTGAGTTTGCCAGGGGGGCTGTGGCCAATTCTGCCCAGGCCACTGACCGCACATTACAGGCCAAGCTAGGCAAGCAGGTGCAGAAGATGGAGGAGGCCTTCCAGGGCCTTGTCAAGTCCAGCCAGGCTCTGGATGCTGTGGCCTGGGCCCCTTCTGCCCTGATGACGCCCTCAGCAGGCAGCAGTGGGGATGACCTGGACCGGCTGGTCATGTGTGCCCGGGGTGTGCCTGACGACACCAAACAGCTGGCCTCCTTTCTCCATGGCAACGCCTCACTGCTCTTCAAAAGGACAAACAAGCAGCAGCAGCTCCCTCTGCCCCCCGTCCCCCACACTGCTGACCTCATGGGTCAGATGACCAACAACAACATCTCAGCCTATCAGATGGGAGACGGGAGAGCCAACATCCAATCCCGTCCCCTGCCGTCCCCGCCCAAGCTCACAGCCGAGGAGGAGACCCGTGACCGGCCTTACGAGACCACCGAGGAGGGCTGGATGGAGGACTATGACTATGTGCATTTACAG GGTAAGGAGGAGTTTGAGAAGAATCAGAGGCAATTATTAGAGAAAGGGACAAGACACAACAAAACCACACTGGAACAGCAGCAG CAGCTGAAACAGTTTGAGCGACTGGAGCAGGAAGTCAGCCGGCCAATCAACAACGATATCTCAGGCTGGACTCCGCCTCCCCACTACCCAACGGCCCAGCGGAGCAAGCTGAGCATGGGCGACCGGCAGCTGCTGCTCTTCTACTCGGAGCAGTGTGAGTCCAACGTCACCACCCTCACCAACGCCATCGACGCCTTCTACTCCTCCATCAACAACAACCAGCCACCCAAGATCTTTGTGGCTCACAGCAAGTTTGTCATCCTCAGCGCACACAAGCTGGTGTTCATCGGGGACACGCTCTCGCGACAGGCCAAGTCCCCAGAGGTGCGGGCGCATGTGGCCCAGCACAGTAACACGCTGTGTGACAAACTCAAGGACATCGTGGTGAGCACCAAGACTGCAGCGCTGCAGTACCCGTCCCCCGGTGCAGCGCGAGACATGACGGAGAGGGTGCGGGAGCTGGCCGGCTGCACACAGCAGTTCCGCATGGCTCTGGGCCAGCTGGTGGCCATGTGA
- the LOC115196808 gene encoding breast cancer anti-estrogen resistance protein 1 isoform X3, translating into MNYLNVLAKALYDNVAESPDELSFRKGDIMTVLERDTQGLDGWWLCSLHGRQGIVPGNRLKILVGMYDKAGQQQQQPPLLQASQAGSAQTQSPSQLAFPPQSAYTKPSPSSQYTAMHPAFSNPGPVPALPDSIYMMPPNHAKPSPSSLYQIPTGPQAPPKAPMLAQKQYHAPVQDIYQVPPSMGPAPVQDIYQVPPSARGPVPGQDIYQVPPSLNQSQIPPSIEKRSWDSKPLGKVVVPTRVGQVYVYDTGKSEQDEYDVPPRHMPPSQQSQDIYDVPPTRAQYSQQVYDTPPMAVKGPPSGQDIYDTPPSVDKSQLLSQQTVYDFPPSVSKDVPDAPIREETYDVPPHFAKLKSLESQNQGYLIPGGPEPPIPEDVYNIPPPPLTGKHHPDAHLGQEIYDIPASLRKGGPHDPQDVYDFPRERPAGEDSIYDIPPQVVRDAGATEELTVSFKRLSASSTGSTRSNLSTSSLDMVPVRESAVPGQAGPGKLLILDLDQAMERLSRLQQGVEGSVSLLMSFISGNWRSPTQMEANLPAIRQAVDRMRVAVRDLLEFARGAVANSAQATDRTLQAKLGKQVQKMEEAFQGLVKSSQALDAVAWAPSALMTPSAGSSGDDLDRLVMCARGVPDDTKQLASFLHGNASLLFKRTNKQQQLPLPPVPHTADLMGQMTNNNISAYQMGDGRANIQSRPLPSPPKLTAEEETRDRPYETTEEGWMEDYDYVHLQGKEEFEKNQRQLLEKGTRHNKTTLEQQQLKQFERLEQEVSRPINNDISGWTPPPHYPTAQRSKLSMGDRQLLLFYSEQCESNVTTLTNAIDAFYSSINNNQPPKIFVAHSKFVILSAHKLVFIGDTLSRQAKSPEVRAHVAQHSNTLCDKLKDIVVSTKTAALQYPSPGAARDMTERVRELAGCTQQFRMALGQLVAM; encoded by the exons AACGTGCTGGCCAAGGCCCTGTACGACAATGTGGCCGAGTCCCCAGACGAGCTGTCCTTCCGGAAGGGTGATATCATGACGGTATTAGAGCGGGACACCCAGGGTCTGGACGGCTGGTGGCTCTGCTCTCTGCATGGACGCCAGGGCATCGTCCCCGGCAACCGCCTCAAGATCCTGGTGGGCATGTATGACAAGGcgggccagcagcagcagcagcctccactcctccaggCCTCCCAGGCTGGCTCTGCCCAGACCCAGAGCCCGAGCCAGCTGGCCTTCCCCCCGCAGAGTGCCTACACTaagccctccccctcctcccagtACACAGCCATGCACCCTGCCTTCTCCAACCCTGGGCCTGTCCCCGCCCTACCCGACAGCATCTACATGATGCCCCCCAACCATGCCAAGCCCTCCCCTTCAAGCCTGTACCAGATACCCACGGGCCCCCAAGCCCCACCCAAGGCCCCCATGCTCGCCCAGAAGCAGTACCACGCCCCTGTTCAGGACATCTACCAGGTGCCTCCCTCCATGGGGCCAGCTCCTGTCCAGGACATCTACCAGGTGCCCCCTTCAGCAAGAGGGCCTGTTCCTGGGCAGGATATCTACCAGGTTCCCCCCTCACTGAACCAGTCTCAGATCCCCCCCTCCATAGAAAAGAGGAGCTGGGACTCTAAACCTCTAGGAAAG gtGGTGGTGCCGACGCGGGTGGGCCAGGTGTATGTGTATGACACGGGAAAGTCGGAGCAGGATGAGTATGACGTCCCTCCCAGACACATGCCTCCCTCCCAGCAGTCACAGGATATCTATGACGTTCCCCCAACCCGCGCCCAGTACAGCCAACAG gtgtatGACACGCCCCCAATGGCGGTGAAAGGCCCCCCCAGTGGTCAAGACATCTATGACACACCCCCCAGTGTGGACAAGAGCCAACTGCTCTCTCAGCAAACG GTGTACGACTTCCCCCCCTCCGTCAGTAAGGATGTTCCAGACGCTCCTATCAGGGAGGAGACCTATGACGTGCCCCCCCACTTTGCCAAGCTGAAGAGTCTGGAGAGCCAGAACCAGGGCTATCTGATCCCTGGGGGGCCTGAGCCCCCCATCCCTGAAGATGTGTACAatatccctccccctcccctcaccgGAAAGCACCACCCAGACGCCCACCTGGGTCAGGAGATTTACGACATCCCCGCCAGTCTGAGGAAGGGTGGACCCCATGACCCCCAGGATGTGTACGATTTCCCCCGCGAGCGGCCTGCAGGCGAGGACTCCATCTATGACATCCCCCCTCAGGTGGTGAGAGATGCGGGCGCCACAGAGGAGCTGACGGTCAGCTTCAAACGCCTGTCTGCCTCCAGCACGGGCAGCACCCGCAGCAACCTGTCCACCTCCTCTCTGGACATGGTGCCAGTCAGGGAGTCGGCGGTGCCCGGCCAGGCCGGCCCGGGGAAGCTGTTGATCCTGGATCTAGATCAGGCCATGGAGCGCCTCTCCCGCCTGCAGCAGGGGGTGGAGGGCTCCGTCTCCCTCCTCATGTCCTTCATTAGTGGGAACTGGCGCAGCCCCACCCAGATGGAGGCCAACCTGCCAGCCATCAGGCAGGCGGTAGACAGGATGAGGGTGGCTGTCAGGGACCTGCTTGAGTTTGCCAGGGGGGCTGTGGCCAATTCTGCCCAGGCCACTGACCGCACATTACAGGCCAAGCTAGGCAAGCAGGTGCAGAAGATGGAGGAGGCCTTCCAGGGCCTTGTCAAGTCCAGCCAGGCTCTGGATGCTGTGGCCTGGGCCCCTTCTGCCCTGATGACGCCCTCAGCAGGCAGCAGTGGGGATGACCTGGACCGGCTGGTCATGTGTGCCCGGGGTGTGCCTGACGACACCAAACAGCTGGCCTCCTTTCTCCATGGCAACGCCTCACTGCTCTTCAAAAGGACAAACAAGCAGCAGCAGCTCCCTCTGCCCCCCGTCCCCCACACTGCTGACCTCATGGGTCAGATGACCAACAACAACATCTCAGCCTATCAGATGGGAGACGGGAGAGCCAACATCCAATCCCGTCCCCTGCCGTCCCCGCCCAAGCTCACAGCCGAGGAGGAGACCCGTGACCGGCCTTACGAGACCACCGAGGAGGGCTGGATGGAGGACTATGACTATGTGCATTTACAG GGTAAGGAGGAGTTTGAGAAGAATCAGAGGCAATTATTAGAGAAAGGGACAAGACACAACAAAACCACACTGGAACAGCAGCAG CTGAAACAGTTTGAGCGACTGGAGCAGGAAGTCAGCCGGCCAATCAACAACGATATCTCAGGCTGGACTCCGCCTCCCCACTACCCAACGGCCCAGCGGAGCAAGCTGAGCATGGGCGACCGGCAGCTGCTGCTCTTCTACTCGGAGCAGTGTGAGTCCAACGTCACCACCCTCACCAACGCCATCGACGCCTTCTACTCCTCCATCAACAACAACCAGCCACCCAAGATCTTTGTGGCTCACAGCAAGTTTGTCATCCTCAGCGCACACAAGCTGGTGTTCATCGGGGACACGCTCTCGCGACAGGCCAAGTCCCCAGAGGTGCGGGCGCATGTGGCCCAGCACAGTAACACGCTGTGTGACAAACTCAAGGACATCGTGGTGAGCACCAAGACTGCAGCGCTGCAGTACCCGTCCCCCGGTGCAGCGCGAGACATGACGGAGAGGGTGCGGGAGCTGGCCGGCTGCACACAGCAGTTCCGCATGGCTCTGGGCCAGCTGGTGGCCATGTGA